Proteins from one Ricinus communis isolate WT05 ecotype wild-type chromosome 9, ASM1957865v1, whole genome shotgun sequence genomic window:
- the LOC8280904 gene encoding uncharacterized protein LOC8280904: protein MKAYQATAIATSSSTKSTTTATAFMEERDSCYYPGCKKDANCNCDMCLASINATLDLMPISIQKSSLTKLSSSGSHVERTPVSFSPSFLSTPISNPCPKMDSPLLKSTARLSFCDKNEEVKKKMKTRECSFGGSFLRLVLGLSLIFVVEIGFSAGVSRASKKPLLCNDIVRKIGERSFHVKDLSGKLKFLQNELKGFVLDVKVSNCSHMDSIWKINQDGLLLNSRCVFYKSATEEVSIWGWPLQTAGMLKTGFSSRSFTILSGRVTEWSDGRTGYSIRKANSSWIHKKWGSSVVQLDSSTWVLEYGRSSILDYSSFSSAVAELFNFWISRVMTRMKQEFWFFSVLEDQYSEFRVEDHIKIPT, encoded by the exons ATGAAAGCATACCAAGCAACAGCAATAGCAACATCATCTTCAACAAAATCAACCACCACAGCCACCGCGTTTATGGAAGAGAGAGACAGCTGTTACTACCCAGGATGCAAAAAAGATGCCAATTGCAATTGTGACATGTGCTTAGCAAGCATCAATGCTACTCTTGACCTTATGCCTATTAGCATTCAAAAATCCTCTCTCACTAAGCTCTCTTCTTCGGGTTCCCACGTCGAACGCACTCCTGTTTCTTTTAGCCCTTCGTTTTTGTCCACACCCATTTCAAATCCTTGCCCTAAAATGGACTCTCCACTCCTCAAATCAACTGCAAGATTGAGTTTTTGCGACAAGAACGAGGaggtgaagaagaagatgaagactAGAGAATGCAGTTTTGGAGGTTCTTTTTTGAGGTTGGTTTTAGGATTGAGCTTGATTTTTGTTGTCGAAATTGGGTTTTCTGCTGGAGTTTCTAGGGCTTCGAAGAAGCCTCTGTTATGTAATGATATAGTGAGGAAAATTGGTGAGAGATCTTTTCATGTGAAAGATTTGAgtggaaaattaaaattcttgcAGAATGAGTTAAAGGGATTTGTTCTTGATGTGAAGGTCTCTAATTGCAGCCATATGGACTCAATTTGGAAAATCAATCAG GATGGTTTACTGTTGAATTCGCGGTGTGTGTTCTACAAGTCAGCAACAGAGGAAGTGAGTATATGGGGTTGGCCTTTGCAGACTGCGGGAATGCTCAAGACAGGATTTTCTTCACGGTCTTTTACTATATTATCAGGCAGAGTTACTGAG TGGTCAGATGGGAGGACTGGATACTCAATCCGAAAAGCGAACAGTTCTTGGATTCATAAGAAATGGGGTTCATCAGTTGTCCAACTAGATTCTAGCACATGGGTTCTGGAGTATGGACGGAGCTCGATACTGGATTACTCGAGCTTTTCTTCAGCAGTAGCAGAGCTCTTCAATTTCTGGATTTCAAGAGTGATGACAAGGATGAAACAAGAGTTCTGGTTCTTCTCTGTTTTGGAAGACCAATATAGTGAATTTAGAGTGGAAGACCATATTAAGATCCCAACATAA
- the LOC8280905 gene encoding pentatricopeptide repeat-containing protein At4g14820, with translation MEIMTTITFPTIPLPLNSTTIGTPLIPFLSSSSSSTSLYYLKQVHAQILRSNLSPSIILKLILSSSSSSISSLNYALSVFTHIPTPHPTLSNKLLRALSRSSKPETILLVYQKIREDGLFGLDKFSFPFILKAAAKIAALNDGMEIHGVLAKLDFYKDPFLQTGLMGMYVGCGKILEARLVFDKMSYRDVVTWSTMINGYYQGGHFDDALQLFEEMRSSNVEPDKIVLSTIISACARAKNLGYGKEVHDLIIENNFALDSHLESGLISLYAGCGCMDMAKELFTNMSSRNLVVSTTMVSGYLKVGRIEDARLIFNQMDEKDLICWSIMISGYAESDQPQEALHLFNEMQFLGIEPDEVTMLSVISACAHLGVLDQAKRIHMFVDKNGFGKALSVNNALIDMYAKCGCLEAARAVFEKMQIRNVISWTSMINAFAIHGDANSALNYFHQMKEENVEPNAVTFVGVLYACSHAGLLEKGQRIFASMINEHSITPKHEHYGCMVDLFGRAKLLREALHLVETMPLAPNIVIWGSLMAACQVHGEIELGEFAARQVLELDPDHDGALVLLSNICAKEKRWQDVGEVRNLMKQRGISKERGYSRIELRNGVHEFSVADKKHKQAAQIYEKLDEVITNLKLVGYSPNTSTVLVDLEEKAKEEAILWHSEKLALSYGLISEVKGSCIRIIKNLRICEDCHTFMKLVSKVYEIEIIIRDRTRFHHYKDGACSCNDYW, from the exons ATGGAAATCATGACAACTATAACCTTTCCCACCATTCCTCTCCCTCTCAATTCAACCACCATCGGCACCCCTTTGATTCCATTTCTCTCTTCCTCTTCATCTTCCACTTCCCTCTATTACCTCAAGCAAGTACATGCCCAGATTCTACGCTCTAATCTTTCTCCTTCTATCATTCTCAAACTCAttctttcctcttcttcttcctcaatCTCCAGTCTCAATTATGCCCTCTCAGTCTTTACCCACATCCCCACTCCTCACCCTACTCTCTCCAACAAACTCTTGCGGGCTTTATCTCGCAGTTCCAAGCCTGAGACTATCCTTTTAGTCTATCAGAAGATAAGGGAAGATGGACTATTTGGTTTGGATAAGTTTAGCTttccttttatattaaaagctGCTGCAAAGATTGCTGCTTTGAATGATGGAATGGAGATTCATGGAGTTTTGGCTAAGTTGGATTTTTATAAAGACCCGTTTCTGCAAACGGGTTTGATGGGTATGTATGTTGGTTGTGGAAAGATTTTGGAAGCAAGATTGGTGTTTGATAAAATGTCTTATAGAGACGTTGTTACTTGGAGCACCATGATTAATGG GTACTATCAGGGTGGACACTTTGATGATGCACTGCAGCTTTTTGAAGAGATGAGGAGCTCAAATGTAGAGCCGGACAAGATTGTCCTTTCCACCATAATATCCGCTTGTGCGCGAGCTAAGAATTTAGGCTATGGAAAAGAAGTTCATGATCTCATTATTGAGAATAATTTTGCACTTGACTCCCATTTAGAGAGTGGCCTTATCTCTTTGTATGCAGGTTGTGGTTGTATGGATATGGCCAAAGAATTGTTTACCAATATGTCCTCTAGAAATTTGGTTGTTTCAACTACCATGGTTTCTGGCTATTTAAAGGTTGGAAGAATTGAAGATGCTCGCTTGATTTTCAATCAGATGGATGAAAAGGACTTAATCTGTTGGAGCATAATGATATCTGGTTATGCTGAGAGTGATCAGCCTCAAGAAGCCCTTCATCTATTCAATGAAATGCAATTCTTAGGAATAGAACCGGATGAAGTTACCATGTTGAGTGTAATCTCAGCTTGTGCTCATCTTGGTGTGCTGGATCAAGCTAAACGGATCCATATGTTTGTTGACAAAAATGGGTTTGGAAAAGCTTTGTCAGTCAACAATGCCCTCATTGATATGTATGCCAAATGTGGATGTTTGGAAGCAGCAAGAGCAGTTTTTGAGAAGATGCAAATAAGAAATGTGATCTCTTGGACTAGCATGATCAATGCCTTTGCCATCCATGGGGATGCCAATAGTGCACTAAACTACTTTCATCAAATGAAAGAGGAAAACGTTGAACCTAATGCAGTGACATTTGTAGGTGTGCTTTATGCTTGTAGCCATGCAGGTCTATTAGAAAAGGGCCAGAGAATTTTCGCATCAATGATTAATGAACATAGTATCACTCCTAAACATGAGCACTATGGTTGCATGGTCGATCTATTTGGCCGTGCTAAGCTCCTAAGAGAAGCTCTCCATCTCGTGGAGACAATGCCTTTGGCACCTAACATAGTCATTTGGGGTTCATTAATGGCTGCTTGTCAGGTTCATGGGGAGATTGAATTAGGAGAATTTGCTGCTAGACAGGTGCTTGAGTTGGACCCAGATCATGATGGAGCGCTTGTTCTGCTATCAAACATTTGCGCTAAGGAGAAAAGATGGCAAGATGTTGGAGAAGTCAGAAACTTGATGAAACAAAGAGGTATATCAAAAGAGAGGGGATATAGTAGGATAGAATTGAGAAATGGAGTGCATGAGTTTTCAGTGGCGGataaaaaacataaacaaGCAGCTCAGATCTATGAGAAGTTAGATGAAGTGATAACAAACTTGAAGTTAGTTGGTTATTCTCCTAATACAAGTACCGTTCTGGTTGACTTGGAAGAGAAAGCGAAAGAGGAAGCAATTTTATGGCACAGTGAGAAATTGGCCCTTTCTTATGGGCTGATTAGCGAGGTAAAGGGATCATGCATCCGCATAATTAAGAATCTAAGGATTTGTGAGGACTGCCATACCTTCATGAAGTTGGTCTCCAAGGTTTATGAAATAGAGATTATTATCAGAGATAGGACTAGATTTCACCACTACAAAGATGGTGCGTGCTCCTGTAATGACTACTGGTAA